Proteins found in one Maridesulfovibrio sp. genomic segment:
- a CDS encoding carbonic anhydrase, with protein MKNLFLIITVSFLLSFTSAPCFALNGTAAPGAAERIEADRALVLLMEGNLRFVKGSSVYPNQTSHQRKVLALKGQNPFATVITASDSRVDPVLIFDRGLGDLFTIRLAGNVAGSDTLASVEYSMLALETPLLVVMGHTRSTLIKAAIDKVELKGHLVQLLGKLEPAIKMTRVLYPSLKGDELVDKVAETNVRQVMRDILGQCPAVLKKVRSGKAQLMGAVYDTDTGAVHWLGP; from the coding sequence TTGAAGAACCTGTTCCTAATCATAACTGTATCATTCCTGCTCAGTTTCACCAGTGCGCCCTGTTTTGCCCTAAATGGAACTGCCGCTCCCGGGGCGGCAGAAAGAATCGAGGCTGATCGAGCACTGGTTCTGCTTATGGAAGGCAACCTTCGTTTTGTAAAAGGCAGCAGCGTTTACCCCAATCAGACTTCTCATCAGCGCAAGGTTCTGGCTCTCAAAGGCCAGAATCCGTTTGCAACAGTGATTACAGCTTCTGATTCACGTGTTGACCCGGTATTGATCTTCGACCGGGGACTTGGTGATCTTTTTACTATACGTCTGGCCGGTAATGTTGCCGGTTCCGATACTCTGGCGTCAGTTGAATATTCCATGCTGGCCCTTGAAACACCGCTGCTGGTGGTCATGGGTCATACCCGATCAACCCTGATCAAGGCCGCTATCGATAAGGTGGAGTTGAAGGGGCATCTGGTGCAGTTGCTGGGCAAGCTTGAACCGGCCATCAAGATGACCCGTGTGCTTTACCCTTCACTAAAAGGGGATGAGCTGGTGGACAAGGTGGCGGAAACAAATGTGCGGCAGGTAATGCGGGATATTTTAGGACAGTGCCCTGCTGTTTTGAAAAAGGTTAGATCAGGAAAGGCTCAGCTTATGGGAGCTGTGTACGATACCGATACCGGAGCGGTGCATTGGCTCGGCCCTTAA
- a CDS encoding sigma-54 dependent transcriptional regulator, protein MNKSILIVDDEDGIRYSLRGILEDEGFNVSEAETGEQALNHLSESQPDLVFLDIWLPGMDGLEVLERIKKEWDWLPVVMISGHGNIETAVSAIKKGAFDFIEKPLSLEKVVITAEKAVEFSRLQSENKALRTRIADEQPARLTGSSQSIESMREVIGQVSPTDAWVLITGENGTGKEIVARSIHSQSLRSDKPLVAVNCAAIPEELIESELFGHEKGAFTGAEKAQEGKFELADNGTLFLDEIGDMSLKTQAKILRILQEQRFERVGGRKTINVDVRVIAATNKDLFQEIKNGNFREDLYYRLKVFPLEVPPLRDRSGDISMLIDEFVNRLTRQHGFKPLTFTDQALNILTHYSWPGNVRELKNFVERMLIIFGGKEVGADKLPPEIANGPRNEKAATDQEQSSLSLPEGEVDFKKARAEFEARFLEAKLREYSGNVSKLAEAVGLERSSLYRKLKAYEIQVE, encoded by the coding sequence ATGAACAAAAGCATACTGATAGTAGATGACGAGGACGGCATCAGATATTCCCTGCGCGGAATTCTTGAAGATGAAGGATTCAATGTCAGTGAAGCTGAAACCGGAGAACAGGCCCTTAACCACCTGAGCGAATCCCAGCCGGATCTGGTTTTCCTCGACATCTGGCTTCCGGGCATGGACGGCCTTGAAGTTCTTGAGCGGATAAAAAAAGAATGGGACTGGCTTCCCGTGGTCATGATATCCGGTCACGGAAACATCGAAACCGCAGTATCAGCCATAAAAAAAGGCGCTTTTGATTTTATTGAAAAACCGCTTTCCCTTGAAAAAGTGGTCATCACAGCTGAAAAAGCTGTAGAATTTTCGCGATTGCAATCTGAAAATAAGGCATTGCGTACCCGCATTGCCGACGAACAGCCGGCCCGGCTGACCGGAAGTTCCCAGTCCATTGAATCCATGCGCGAAGTCATCGGGCAGGTGTCACCCACGGACGCATGGGTACTCATTACAGGAGAAAACGGAACCGGAAAGGAAATCGTGGCCCGCTCCATTCATTCCCAAAGCCTGCGCTCGGACAAGCCGCTCGTGGCGGTGAATTGTGCCGCCATCCCCGAAGAACTGATCGAATCGGAACTGTTCGGCCATGAAAAAGGTGCATTTACCGGAGCGGAAAAAGCTCAGGAAGGGAAATTTGAGCTGGCCGATAACGGCACCCTTTTTCTGGATGAAATAGGTGACATGAGCCTGAAAACACAGGCCAAGATATTGCGTATTCTTCAGGAACAGCGTTTTGAACGAGTCGGTGGCCGTAAGACTATAAACGTTGACGTGCGGGTTATCGCCGCGACCAACAAGGATCTCTTTCAGGAAATCAAGAACGGCAATTTCCGCGAGGACCTTTACTACAGACTGAAAGTTTTCCCGCTTGAAGTTCCGCCCCTGCGTGACCGATCCGGAGATATTTCCATGCTCATTGATGAATTCGTCAACCGTTTAACCCGCCAACATGGCTTCAAGCCGCTGACATTCACCGACCAAGCACTTAACATACTTACTCATTACTCATGGCCCGGTAATGTTCGGGAACTTAAAAATTTCGTTGAAAGAATGTTGATCATATTCGGAGGCAAGGAGGTTGGAGCGGACAAGCTGCCCCCTGAAATCGCCAACGGTCCACGCAATGAGAAAGCAGCGACGGATCAAGAGCAGAGTTCCCTGTCGCTACCGGAAGGTGAAGTGGATTTCAAAAAAGCACGCGCTGAATTTGAAGCCCGGTTCCTTGAAGCAAAACTCCGTGAATACAGCGGTAACGTCTCAAAACTGGCCGAGGCTGTTGGGCTGGAACGCAGTTCCCTGTACCGCAAGCTCAAGGCTTATGAAATTCAGGTGGAATAA